One Dasypus novemcinctus isolate mDasNov1 chromosome 1, mDasNov1.1.hap2, whole genome shotgun sequence genomic window carries:
- the EXOC1L gene encoding exocyst complex component 1-like: protein MVKHYRIGLDEKYEVTKKWSLNDLQMIDGKEADTDNPFFDLHFKKVYSLEAYSCASKYAFARTVNKLNHAYLKKDLQIVNFDSTYINDDSIWSSNNKDCLVLMRICFYAFNLVCLSLCPLPL from the exons atGGTGAAACACTACAGAATAGGTTTAGATGAAAAATATGAAGTAACAAAAAAGTGGTCTTTGAACGATCTGCAGATGATTGATGGAAAAGAAGCAGATACT gacAATCCATTTTTTGATCTGCACTTTAAGAAAGTGTACAGTTTGGAAGCATATAGTTGTGCTTCAAAATATGCCTTTGCTCGAACTGTAAATAAGCTGAATCATGCATATCTTAAGAAGGACTTACAGATCGTGAACTTTGATTCTACTTACATTAACGATGATTCGATTTGGTCCTCCAACAACAAGGATTGCTTGGTCCTTATGAGAATATGCTTTTATGCCTTCAATCTTGTGTGCTTGTCCCTGTGTCCCCTGCCACTCTGA